The Armatimonadota bacterium DNA segment GATCCCGTCGAAGCCGATCTCGGCTCCCGCTGCGAAAGCCTCCAGCCAGTCCATGCGCAGGCACCCGTCACGGATTCCGATTCTCATGTGGACCAGACTCCTGTGATTGAGAGTTGGGCGCGAGACGGAGACCTCCGGCGGATAACCCGCGCCCGAATGCAGAGTTCTCCGCAACTGCACGGTGACCTGCACGAAGGTGTGCCCGAGGTGAGGGGCGAAACGCGCCGCCAGTAACCACGCGGCTTGGCGCAAGCGTCCGGAGGCGAGTGCGGTGTCCCTTTTGATCAAGATGATCCGGCCCAATCTGGACGGACTTCCTGCCATTGCCCTGCCTGCGGGCTACCGTCTTGCGACGGCTGAAGAGTTCGACGATCCGGCTCACATATGGGCCGACATCGTGAGCGCGTCCTTTCCCGACACGGTCTGGACCGCCGACTATGTCCATGAGCATTACATGGACAAGGAGCAGTACGACCCGGCGGGGGTGTTCTTCGTCATGGCCGGGAACGAGGTCGCCAGTACGGCTTTCGCGTGGCGGGACGAGCCTGGAGAGAGGGTCTGCGGGCGGGTTCACTGGGTCGGTACCCGTCCGAACCATCGACGGCGCGGGCTTGCGTCGTCGGCGGTTATTGCGGTGCTGCGATACTTTCGTGACCACGGATTTGCGAGCGCGTTCCTGGAGACCAGTCCGCCGCTGATTCCGGCCATCCGGGCCTATTTCGCCCTTGGGTTCCAGGCGGAGCCGCGGAATGATGCGGAGCGGGTGGCCTGGGAAGAAGTGGTGTCGAAGATCCGCGACCTGGGTTGAGCCCGGTCAGCCGGCGCTTTCGGGCTCAGCCTGATCGCGGCGCTCCTGGGCTTCGCGTAAACGGCAGATGGGGCAGACGTGCATGGTGGTCGGCTCGCCGCAGGTGGGGCAGTCGTGGCAGGTGTCTTCCTCATCGTCTCCGGGCTTCATCACCTTGCGCAGGACTTGCCAGAAGATCATCTTGCCCATGGGCGCGCGCTGCTCCAGGAGGTCGAAGACATCCTTGAAGCGGTGGGAGTCGGGCACGAAGCGCGGGCAGGGCTCGTCGGCGATGGGCAGCCCCACAAGGCGCACGTACTCTTCGCTCGCGGTGTCCGGCACCTGGATTAGAGGCTTGACTTTGAGGGGCGCGAACCCGGTGGGCTGCAGGACCGGCGCGGGACTGACGGGCCGGCCGGACAGAATGTTGCGCAGCATGTACTGAAGCTGGTCGTCCAGCGTGTGCCCGGTTGCCAGAACGTTCGCCCCGATCCGCAGGGCCACCCGGGGCATGAGAGCCCGGCGCACCGCGCCGCAGACCGCGCATACCGGCCAGCCTGCGATGGGGTCGATCCGCACGCCGTGGGTATCGACGCGCTCCACCTCGAGGCTGACCCGGCTGCGCGAACACTGGTCGCGGACGACATCGAGACAGACGTCGGAGTACTCGCTGATGCCCATGTGAACGTGGATCGCTGAAAGCCGGAAGTTGAGCCGCGCCCGGGTAGCTGCCAGGATGTGCAGGAGGCAGGCGCTGTCGGAGCCTCCGGACACAGCGACGGCAACGTGGGCGCGCTTGGGGATCATGCGGAAGCGGCGCACCGTGCCCTCAACGCGGCCGCGCAGGAACTCAGGGAAGCATTTCGGGCACAAGGCACGCCCCAGTTCGCTAATGCGGATGAGGTCACCGGTGGCCCCGCAGCGCGCGCAGTCGTTGTCGTGGAATATCATGGCCCGTGGTGGTTGCACGCGGGAGTATTCCGTCCCGAGAACGTGCGCACCTGCACGGTTGCCTGTGCCGGGTTGCTCAACTATACTCGAAGTGACCTCATTCTTCGAACGGATGGTGACCGTATGCGCCGGTTGTCCGGACTGCTTGTGTCACGATGGGGACCAATACTGACGGGCGCGCTCGTCGGCATCCTGGCGGCGATTCTGGTCAAGCTCGGGAATCCCGGGAACATGGGTATCTGCGTGGCGTGCTTCAGCCGGGACATCGCCGGGGGACTGGGGCTGCATCGGGCGGAGGTCGTCCAGTACATCCGACCCGAGATCATCGGGTTCGTTCTGGGGGCGCTCATCGCAGCCCTGGCCTTCGGTGAGTTCCGTCCGCGCGCCGGGTCGGCGCCGGTGATCCGGTTCCTCCTCGGAGGGTTCTCGGTGGTGGGCGCACTCATCTTTCTTGGCTGCCCCTGGCGAGCATATCTGCGCCTGGCAGGCGGCGATCTGAACGCGATTCCCGGCATCCTGGGGCTCATCGGCGGGATACTGCTGGGCCTGGTGTTCCTGCGCCGGGGCTTCAGCCTGGGGAGGAACCATCCTGTGCCCGCGCCGGTGGGCTGGGTCATGCCGGGGCTTGCGCTGGGGCTGCTGGTGCTGGTCATGTTTGCGCCGCAGTTCGGACAAGACGCCGAAGGGAACCCGGCGGGCCCGGTGTTCTTCTCGAAGACCGGGCCGGGAAGCCAGCACGCGCCTCTGCTCATCTCTCTGGCGGCGGGGGTTCTTATTGGATTTCTGGCCCAGCGCAGCCGGTTTTGTACCGTCGGTGCAATTCGCGATGCTGTTCTGCTGAAAGACAACCACCTGCTCAGCGGCGTGGTCGCGCTGGTCTTTGCTGCACTCGCGGCCAATCTCGCGCTGGGGCAGTTCAAGCTCGGCTTTGAAGACCAGCCCGTGGCCCATGGGCAGACGCTGTGGAACTTCGCGGGAATGGTCCTATCGGGGCTGGCATTTACACTGGCGGGGGGCTGCCCGGGCAGACAAGTCTTCCTGTCCGGAGAAGGAGATTCGGACGCAGCGATATTCAGCATCGGCATGGTGGTGGGCGCCGGGTTCGCGCACAACTTCAGTCTGGCTTCCTCACCTGCGGGGGCCAGTCCCTTCGCCGCGATGGCGGTCCTGCTGGGCCTTGCTTTCTGCTGCGTTGTGGGTCTCACTATGCGCGAGGGCTAACGGTGTAGACGATTGCCCGGATTGAGGAGACGGTCGATATGGACGATCAGACTACGGTAGATGCGAGGGGACTCTCGTGTCCCCAGCCGGCGTTCATGACGAAGAAGGCCCTGGATGCCGCCGGGAGCGGTTGCGTGCGAGTGCTCGTGGACAACGCCGCATCGCGAGACAACGTGGCCCGACTGGTGACCAATGCCGGTTGGCGGGTGACGGTCGAGGAAGATGAAGGTGGGGTTTTCTGCCTAACTTGCGAGAAATAGTCTATCTCGACCATGCGGCGACGGTCTGGCCGCGGCCCGCATGGGTGATGGAAGCCATGCAGTTGTACATGGCGGAAGCGGGCAGCCCCGGGCGCAGCGGCCACCGGCTGTCTATCACCGCCGGGCGCATGGTGTATGAGGCGCGCGAAGCGATCGCCGACCTGTTCGGCGCAGCGGACCCCCTGCGGGTCATCTTTACCCGCAATGCCACCGAGGCGCTCAACCTGGCGCTGACGGGGTTGCTGAAGCCCGGGGATCGCGTGGTCACCACGGGCGTCGAACACAATGCAGTAGCACGGCCGCTGTTCGCGCTGAAGCACCGTGGGGTCAGCTGCGACGTGGTGCCCTGCGACCGGGCCGGAGTGCTTGATCTGGCTGCCCTGAAAGACGCATTGATGCGCCCGGTCCGAGTGGTAGCGATCAATCACGCCAGCAATGTCTCGGGGACCCTCGCGCCGTTGGAGCTGATCTCGCCACTGGTCCACGAGGCCGGTGCGCTTCTGTTGGTGGATGCCGCACAGACCGCCGGCGCGCTTCCCATCGACATGGGGGCGCTGGGCATCGACATGCTCGCTTTCACCGGACACAAGGGGCTGATGGGCCCCCAGGGAACCGGAGGTCTTGTTATTGGCAAGAACGCAGATCCGGGGCAGATCGAACCGCTGACTCGCGGGGGCACGGGTAGCCGCTCGGAACTGGAGGACCAACCGGACGCCTTGCCCGACCGATTTGAGAGTGGGACGCTGAACGGGGTGGGGATTGCGGGCCTTGGGGCC contains these protein-coding regions:
- a CDS encoding aminotransferase class V-fold PLP-dependent enzyme, whose protein sequence is MVYLDHAATVWPRPAWVMEAMQLYMAEAGSPGRSGHRLSITAGRMVYEAREAIADLFGAADPLRVIFTRNATEALNLALTGLLKPGDRVVTTGVEHNAVARPLFALKHRGVSCDVVPCDRAGVLDLAALKDALMRPVRVVAINHASNVSGTLAPLELISPLVHEAGALLLVDAAQTAGALPIDMGALGIDMLAFTGHKGLMGPQGTGGLVIGKNADPGQIEPLTRGGTGSRSELEDQPDALPDRFESGTLNGVGIAGLGASVRKILEIGVDAIRAHDMAITQRLLERLGHIPGVRIHGPCDPKRQTATVSVTFAEHVVTDIAFRLDDEFGVMVRAGLHCAPWAHRSLGTLPQGTLRLSAGFSTTVEDIDRAIEALNRVVNA
- a CDS encoding YedE-related selenium metabolism membrane protein, encoding MRRLSGLLVSRWGPILTGALVGILAAILVKLGNPGNMGICVACFSRDIAGGLGLHRAEVVQYIRPEIIGFVLGALIAALAFGEFRPRAGSAPVIRFLLGGFSVVGALIFLGCPWRAYLRLAGGDLNAIPGILGLIGGILLGLVFLRRGFSLGRNHPVPAPVGWVMPGLALGLLVLVMFAPQFGQDAEGNPAGPVFFSKTGPGSQHAPLLISLAAGVLIGFLAQRSRFCTVGAIRDAVLLKDNHLLSGVVALVFAALAANLALGQFKLGFEDQPVAHGQTLWNFAGMVLSGLAFTLAGGCPGRQVFLSGEGDSDAAIFSIGMVVGAGFAHNFSLASSPAGASPFAAMAVLLGLAFCCVVGLTMREG
- a CDS encoding GNAT family N-acetyltransferase: MSLLIKMIRPNLDGLPAIALPAGYRLATAEEFDDPAHIWADIVSASFPDTVWTADYVHEHYMDKEQYDPAGVFFVMAGNEVASTAFAWRDEPGERVCGRVHWVGTRPNHRRRGLASSAVIAVLRYFRDHGFASAFLETSPPLIPAIRAYFALGFQAEPRNDAERVAWEEVVSKIRDLG
- a CDS encoding sulfurtransferase TusA family protein; protein product: MDDQTTVDARGLSCPQPAFMTKKALDAAGSGCVRVLVDNAASRDNVARLVTNAGWRVTVEEDEGGVFCLTCEK